The following proteins are co-located in the Xiphophorus hellerii strain 12219 chromosome 2, Xiphophorus_hellerii-4.1, whole genome shotgun sequence genome:
- the LOC116729947 gene encoding LOW QUALITY PROTEIN: protogenin B-like (The sequence of the model RefSeq protein was modified relative to this genomic sequence to represent the inferred CDS: deleted 2 bases in 2 codons) — protein MAKFKMKSSRRWLIFVLFLPLSGVLCFSELSFITEPSDVTVLPKDSAVLDCQAHGQPPVTIKWLKNGVKLAESEHLRFLPNGSLSIPKIKHTKEDSDEGFYQCLSQNKYGAILSQRSRLTIASITEFESHPVSLVVSEGSVARLSCAVTSSPPATITWEFNQSTLPLQTDRLTVLLNGVLQIHNVRLEDAGKYRCVATNIGSRLKSREATLTVHKDGGRKPHQRPRIIAGPQNVTVSLHHTVVLECVATGNPSPIISWSRADSKPIDVYNAKVLGNGNLVITDVNAKHSGVYLCRATTPGTRNHTTAAANLTVLVPPTIVERPESQTRPRAGTARFMCQAEGVPPPRIRWLKNGEEVHLNGRIKMYNSKLVITQIIPEDDAIYQCMAENEQGSVLSLARLIVVMSEDRPSAPRNIHAETISSSAILLAWDRPLYNADKVIAYSIHYMKAEGLNNEEYQVVIGNDTTSYIIDDLEPARNYSFYVVAYMPMGASRMSDQVCQHTLEDVPLRTPELTLTSHSSTDIQVSWQPLPAKISRGRVLAYRLSYRTAVDDTVINVELPQNGTEYLLEGLQPDTIYLLRIAAATRVGWCEPSAWTSHRTPKISSSKVPPAPVLQLEALNCTSIRARWHTSPDPVAVLGFRLCYHEEGQPEQPSILLQAQTYIHTIGGLDPRRKYHVKILSISKVGDGYQTDRTISTPGCVSARDQSSAAPPPPHQVTVLTSNSSMMSLRWSRPAFSSGKAVSYTVRCTPVGTHNVSAIHYIQTTKQSVMVQDLIPNTRYEFVVRLHVDQMSSSWSSVVYHQTLPAAPSRPPAGVRVTLIEDDTALVSWREPTEPNLVVTHYTILYASQQAWMAGHWQRIQREGTHTMALLEKLEPGNVYLVKICASNKVGDGPFSSVVELTPKHGHLHRSKNPRHSDGFSDTTVFSDGLYHIDQRSVTGIMVGVSIALTCIAMCALILISKGRPRKSASPKVIAVRAAEGPHPGMPLPGNHRWENVEAFLPAISNQIIDPKDGSDVVVSNCSSAGSKIQSKKWLIFEKEMRNPPVNDAETRACLYETGKTVLRYDDRLGSAPLPASSQEMIYGPLHPESSQSSEGSQETGDSGHYSNEESNEEPSNSSACQSSRATHVESDHNAAGPNLKQSVKLEPEGMSSHRSAPKASWFKARPQAACS, from the exons ATGGCGAAGTTCAAGATGAAGTCCAGCCGGCGGTGGctgatatttgttttgtttcttcctctATCGG GTGTTTTATGCTTTAGTGAGCTGTCCTTCATCACTGAGCCCAGTGATGTTACAGTACTACCAAAGGATTCTGCTGTGTTGGACTGCCAGGCTCATGGACAGCCCCCAGTCACAATCAAGTGGCTCAAAAATGGAGTTAAGTTGGCAGAAAGTGAACACTTAAGGTTTCTGCCTAATGGCTCCTTGTCCATACCAAAGATAAAGCATACCAAGGAGGATTCAGATGAAGGATTCTACCAGTGCCTCTCCCAAAACAAATATGGAGCTATCCTAAGCCAAAGATCACGTCTGACTATCGCAA gTATCACAGAGTTTGAGTCGCATCCTGTGTCCTTGGTGGTATCTGAAGGGTCTGTGGCACGACTCTCCTGCGCCGTCACTTCCAGTCCTCCTGCCACCATTACCTGGGAGTTTAACCAAAGCACACTGCCTCTCCAGACAGACAG ACTTACGGTTTTGCTGAATGGAGTTCTTCAGATTCACAACGTTCGACTGGAAGATGCTGGAAAGTATCGATGTGTTGCTACTAACATCGGCAGCCGTTTAAAAAGTAGAGAAGCCACACTCACAGTGCACAAAG ATGGAGGCCGTAAACCACACCAGAGGCCCCGAATCATCGCTGGACCTCAAAACGTAACAGTGTCCCTTCACCACACCGTGGTACTGGAGTGTGTGGCCACAGGCAACCCCTCACCCATCATCTCCTGGAGCCGAGCCGACAGTAAACCCATAGATGTTTACAATGCCAAAGTATTGGGAAATGGGAATTTGGTTATCACTGACGTTAACGCGAAGCACAGTGGAGTCTACCTCTGCAGGGCCACCACGCCTGGAACACGCAACCACACGACTGCTGCAGCCAACCTCACAGTTCTAG TGCCACCAACCATCGTTGAGAGACCTGAGAGTCAGACTCGTCCACGAGCCGGCACTGCCCGCTTCATGTGCCAGGCAGAGGGAGTTCCCCCACCACGCATCCGCTGGCTGAAGAACGGGGAAGAGGTTCACCTAAATGGGAGAATAAAGATGTACAACAG TAAACTGGTGATCACCCAAATTATCCCTGAAGATGACGCCATCTATCAGTGCATGGCAGAGAACGAACAGGGTTCTGTGCTGTCCTTGGCTCGCCTTATTGTCGTCATGTCTGAGGACAGGCCCAGTGCACCGAGGAACATCCATGCTGAAACCATTTCAAGCTCTGCCATCTTACTGGCCTGGGACAGACCGCTGTACAATGCAGACAAAGTCATAGCCTACTCCATCCACTACATGAAGGCCGAAG GTCTGAACAACGAAGAGTATCAAGTTGTCATTGGCAACGACACAACCAGCTACATCATCGATGACCTTGAACCCGCTCGAAACTACAGCTTTTACGTCGTGGCTTACATGCCGATGGGAGCAAGTCGTATGTCCGACCAAGTCTGTCAGCATACACTGGAAGACG TACCTCTGCGTACTCCGGAGCTCACGCTGACCAGCCACAGTTCAACCGACATCCAGGTGAGCTGGCAGCCTCTGCCTGCCAAGATCAGCCGCGGGCGAGTGTTGGCCTACAGACTCTCCTATCGCACGGCTGTGGACGACACCGTCATAAATGTGGAGCTACCACAGAACGGCACCGAATACCTGCTGGAGGGCCTGCAGCCTGACACTATTTACCTGCTCCGTATTGCTGCAGCCACACGTGTGGGTTGGTGTGAGCCCTCAGCGTGGACCTCACATCGTACACCGAAGATCTCAAGCAGCAAAG TGCCTCCAGCCCCTGTTTTGCAGCTTGAGGCACTTAACTGCACCTCCATTAGAGCACGTTGGCACACCTCCCCAGATCCTGTGGCGGTTCTGGGTTTCCGGCTGTGTTACCACGAGGAAGGCCAGCCGGAGCAGCCTAGCATCCTCCTGCAGGCTCAGACTTACATCCACACCATTGGGGGCCTTG aTCCAAGGAGAAAATACCATGTCAAAATTCTGTCTATCAGCAAAGTTGGAGATGGTTATCAGACAGACCGAACAATTAGCACTCCAGGATGTGTGT CGGCCAGAGACCAGTCGtcagcagctcctccccctccaCATCAAGTCACCGTCTTGACCAGCAATTCATCCATGATGTCCCTTCGGTGGAGTCGGCCTGCTTTTTCCTCCGGAAAGGCTGTTAGCTACACAGTCCGCTGTACGCCTGTGGGCACACATAATGTCTCTGCTATCCACTACATACAAAC taCCAAGCAGAGTGTTATGGTTCAGGATCTGATTCCAAACACTCGATATGAGTTTGTCGTGCGTCTCCATGTGGATCAGATGTCGAGTTCCTGGAGCTCTGTTGTTTACCACCAGACTCTGCCGGCAG CACCTAGCCGCCCTCCCGCTGGAGTCCGAGTG ACTCTGATTGAGGATGACACCGCTCTGGTGTCCTGGAGGGAGCCCACTGAGCCAAATTTGGTGGTTACACACTACACCATTTTATACGCTTCACAGCAAGCTTGGATGGCTGGACACTGGCAAAGAATACAGAGAGAGG GAACTCATACGATGGCCTTATTAGAGAAGCTTGAGCCTGGGAATGTCTACCTGGTGAAGATTTGTGCCTCCAACAAAGTAGGCGACGGTCCGTTCTCCAGTGTTGTGGAACTGACGCCGAAGCATGGACACCTTCACCGCAGCAAGAATCCCAGGCACTCCGAC GGTTTTTCAGACACAACAG TGTTTTCTGATGGACTCTACCACATCGACCAGAGGTCTGTGACGGGGATAATGGTCGGTGTGAGCATCGCCTTAACCTGTATTGCCATGTGTGCCTTAATCCTGATCAGCAAGGGCAGACCAAg AAAATCAGCCAGTCCCAAGGTGATTGCTGTGAGAGCTGCTGAAGGTCCACATCCTGGCATGCCACTTCCTGGTAATCATCGCTGGGAGAATGTTGAGGCCTTTCTACCTGCGATCAGTAATCAAATCATAGATCCTAAG gATGGATCTGATGTTGTCGTAAGTAACTGCAGTTCAGCTGGCAGCAAGATTCAAAGCAAGAAGTGGCTGATTTTCGAGAAGGAGATGAGAAATCCACCTGTAAATGAT GCTGAGACAAGAGCCTGTTTGTACGAAACTGGCAAAACCGTCCTGAGGTACGACGaccggctcggctcggctcctCTGCCCGCTTCGTCTCAGGAGATGATCTACGGACCGCTTCACCCGGAGAGCTCTCAAAGCAGCGAGGGCAGCCAGGAAACCGGCGACTCCGGACACTACTCCAACGAGGAAAGCAATGAAGAACCGAGCAACTCGTCAGCTTGCCAAAGTTCCAGAGCAACACATGTGGAGTCAGATCACAACGCTGCCGGTCCAAATCTTAAGCAGTCTGTCAAACTGGAACCAGAGGGAATGTCGTCCCATCGTTCAGCTCCTAAAGCTTCCTGGTTTAAGGCTCGTCCCCAAGCCGCCTGCTCCTGA
- the rfx7b gene encoding LOW QUALITY PROTEIN: DNA-binding protein RFX7 (The sequence of the model RefSeq protein was modified relative to this genomic sequence to represent the inferred CDS: inserted 2 bases in 1 codon): MADDQQQPGQKPASGLGSLPALVPGLQGPEANALQFKIKNSICKSVQSKVDSILQDVEKFTDIEKLYLYLKLPSGPSSGNDKRTGNERGSSTAGLCDQSSMSSSRTQQMYAFNWIRNHLEEHPETSLPKQEVYDEYKSYCDNLGYNPLSAADFGKIMKNVFPNMKARRLGMRGKSKYCYSGLRKKAFVHMPSLPNLDLQKSGDGCELMESTGQSPSAEDEMRSAACGLVCEWAQKVLSRQFDSVEDLARFLLNSHYIGTKSMAALTVMTGTPTGMKTPTPASAFVPTAEANSFQPQVKTLASPSVDAKQQLQRKIQKKQQEQKLHSPLPSETQVKRTEASTPGPTIPCGSPALLSPQPTIGIVVAAVPSPVPVQRNRQLMTSPSPVGTAEGKVLPVNFQVVTQSLKQSPKTPQNVPASPVGDRLARHGTRYAQILPKPSATSAITLRSPPTLLITNSPIKTVMPSPHVSSVNVVKMTAIALAPSSSSNSSVRPASAGVSVAAALDDSQLSQSGNSAAPQSPAVKPAVTLTPTLSADAKGLSDAGSDNNSLSGTEKHVGGAKEEKMVKFRAASEPSFLVKCSPGPEKGLRTKSDSASPPSSASGTQDSNNSNCHDSTLYLTVDNQNFNGNTPSNGSSAVTLTSKDACLDAKSPRKRAAGESHVIPVKRVFISQQPVAVIDNPKPGLNTAMKRIPRPGTPARPESAPCKGIAKHTALGPTQILALTDAPLTHTEGTQTAAKQQDSKHEDHSIAVDPSAGPAGSNASDHTLLQQITGDPRAVTANSGPHEASVSDLKSTIWEPQQIPAEHKQAPTDQLSMMAQPSDASGQLTLTQMVDFASSQPNMDYFSFNDDDMTQDSIVEELVQMEEQMKLKGLFGNCVDVSGLQGQSAGGQGSILAAHQTSSTFYHSTHSSTTPVQTPXPTPTPTPTPTPTSEMTLAHSLTRESPCSRMAPVTPIDGAMGRHTPISTPLSNCSSSVPPSPVECRNPFAFTPINSSITGYHDASIVSSSPVKPMQRPMATHPDKAKLEWINNRYNSNSAGPLSNHSIGILPSYQDLVDDQFRKPHAFAIPGQSFQSQASQDSAHFGRITPISPVQQQQASGVTTPTKQESFAVPAPLDNKASASTASNTFRCRSVSPAVRQRNFSGNTNPPATTTSTTTTTQAVVSPFNSPITSEVLSILSNSQTVSSVHSMVQRSQSVPLNIMMQSEMLPVQGQSNTAKITSVLLSKMEADGDDSVRGLGINNLPSNYTARMNLTQILETAPSFSGGTASQNQLPVNSSPAAFELQQHGYLTAGDTQAQAGPSEQDQHQQQQQLREDPAQTQPQLLLQSTQQQQQQEAEDEQQQLDFNNTVKDLLGEDGLNPSSQLVGQVASELNAVASDFSNDIRLTSDLSSSITDLNTLDANLLFDPNQQQEQYEDSTLEELKNDPLFQQICSDTVNSGFEWLESKDQPTTVEMLG, translated from the exons CAAATCTGTACAATCAAAAGTGGACAGCATATTG CAAGATGTTGAGAAGTTTACAGACATCGAAAAGCTCTACCTCTACCTTAAGTTGCCTTCTGGTCCCAGCAGTGGCAATGATAAAAG GACTGGGAATGAGAGGGGGTCCTCTACTGCTGGATTATG TGATCAGAGTTCCATGTCGTCGAGCCGTACTCAACAGATGTATGCATTCAACTGGATACGCAATCACCTAGAAGAGCACCCGGAGACGTCCCTCCCCAAGCAAGAGGTGTACGACGAATACAA GAGCTATTGTGACAATCTTGGCTACAATCCACTGAGTGCAGCAGACTTTGGGAAGATCATGAAGAATGTCTTTCCCAACATGAAGGCCCGTCGTCTGGGCATGAGGGGAAAATCCAA ATACTGCTACAGCGGGTTAAGAAAGAAAGCTTTTGTTCACATGCCATCCCTACCCAACCTGGATCTGCAGAAATCTGGTGACGGG TGTGAGCTGATGGAGTCAACAGGTCAGTCTCCCAGCGCCGAGGATGAGATGAGATCCGCGGCCTGTGGGCTGGTGTGTGAGTGGGCTCAGAAGGTGCTGAGCCGTCAGTTTGACAGCGTGGAGGACCTGGCTCGCTTCCTGCTCAACAGTCACTACATTGGTACAAAGTCCATGGCTGCTCTCACTGTTATGACTGGAACACCCACAG GAATGAAGACCCCAACTCCAGCCTCTGCATTTGTTCCCACTGCTGAGGCAAACTCTTTCCAGCCCCAAGTGAAGACCCTGGCATCGCCCTCTGTTGACGCAAAGCAGCAACTGCAGCGCAAAATCCAGAAGAAGCAGCAAGAGCAGAAGCTTCACTCACCACTGCCCAGTGAGACGCAGGTGAAGCGGACAGAGGCCAGTACGCCCGGACCCACCATCCCCTGTGGCAGTCCTGCTCTGCTGTCCCCTCAGCCAACCATAGGAATCGTAGTAGCAGCCGTCCCCAGCCCAGTCCCG GTACAGAGAAACAGGCAGTTGATGACCTCACCGAGCCCTGTGGGGACAGCGGAAGGAAAAGTGTTGCCTGTAAACTTCCAGGTTGTCACTCAGTCTCTCAAACAGTCTCCCAAGACACCCCAGAATGTCCCAGCAAGTCCCGTGGGAGACAGACTGGCACGACATGGCACGCGGTATGCCCAAATCCTTCCCAAGCCCTCTGCCACGAGTGCCATAACCCTGCGCTCCCCACCCACGCTGCTcatcaccaacagccccataAAGACCGTGATGCCCTCTCCCCACGTCAGCTCTGTCAACGTGGTGAAGATGACGGCTATTGCTCTGgcccccagcagcagcagtaacagcagtgtGCGACCAGCCTCTGCTGGTGTGAGCGTCGCAGCTGCTTTGGACGATTCCCAGCTGTCCCAGAGTGGGAATTCGGCAGCTCCCCAGTCTCCTGCAGTCAAACCTGCTGTAACATTGACCCCAACCCTCTCTGCGGACGCCAAAGGGTTGTCGGACGCTGGAAGTGACAATAATTCCTTGTCTGGGACAGAGAAACATGTAGGAGGAGCCAAAGAggagaaaatggtaaaattcAGAGCTGCAAGTGAGCCAAGCTTTTTGGTTAAATGTTCCCCAGGACCAGAGAAAGGGTTGCGGACAAAGAGTGACTCCGCCTCCCCTCCCAGCTCTGCATCTGGGACTCAGGACAGCAATAACAGTAACTGCCATGACAGTACTTTGTACTTGACTGTTGATAATCAGAACTTCAATGGCAACACGCCGTCCAACGGCTCGTCCGCTGTTACTCTCACATCTAAGGATGCCTGCCTAGATGCCAAGAGCCCCAGGAAGCGTGCAGCTGGGGAATCCCACGTTATTCCTGTCAAGAGGGTGTTTATCTCCCAGCAACCGGTTGCTGTCATTGACAATCCCAAACCTGGGTTGAACACTGCAATGAAGAGAATTCCCAGACCAGGAACCCCTGCGAGACCAGAGAGTGCCCCCTGCAAAGGGATTGCCAAACACACGGCGTTGGGGCCCACACAGATCCTTGCACTTACAGACGCACCTCTCACGCACACCGAGGGAACGCAGACTGCCGCAAAACAGCAAGATTCAAAACACGAGGACCATTCCATCGCTGTGGATCCCTCTGCTGGACCAGCAGGAAGCAACGCGTCCGACCACACGCTACTGCAGCAGATCACCGGAGACCCTCGTGCCGTTACGGCCAACTCAGGACCACACGAAGCCTCTGTGAGCGATTTAAAGAGCACAATATGGGAGCCTCAGCAGATACCAGCAGAACACAAACAGGCTCCCACTGACCAGCTCTCCATGATGGCTCAACCGTCCGATGCCTCGGGCCAGCTCACCCTCACGCAGATGGTCGACTTTGCCAGTTCTCAGCCGAACATGGACTACTTCTCGTTCAACGATGACGACATGACGCAGGATAGCATTGTGGAAGAGCTGGTCCAGATGGAGGAGCAGATGAAACTGAAGGGCCTCTTTGGGAACTGTGTTGACGTGTCCGGGTTGCAAGGTCAGTCGGCCGGCGGTCAGGGCTCTATCCTCGCCGCCCATCAAACCAGTTCGACCTTCTACCACTCGACTCACAGCAGCACCACCCCGGTTCAGACCCC CCCGACTCCGACACCCACCCCGACGCCAACTCCCACTTCTGAGATGACGCTCGCGCACAGCCTGACCCGAGAGAGCCCCTGCTCCCGAATGGCTCCCGTCACCCCAATAGATGGAGCAATGGGCCGGCACACCCCAATTAGCACGCCGCTGTccaactgcagcagcagcgtgCCGCCGAGCCCCGTGGAGTGCAGGAACCCTTTTGCTTTCACTCCCATAAATTCGAGCATCACGGGATATCATGATGCGAGCATCGTCTCCAGCAGCCCTGTCAAACCCATGCAAAGGCCCATGGCGACGCACCCTGACAAGGCCAAGCTGGAGTGGATCAACAACCGTTACAACAGTAACTCTGCCGGACCTCTGTCTAACCACAGCATCGGCATTCTGCCAAGCTACCAAGACCTGGTGGACGATCAGTTTCGCAAACCTCACGCATTTGCAATTCCTGGCCAGTCGTTCCAGTCTCAGGCGAGCCAGGACAGCGCTCACTTTGGACGCATTACTCCAATTTCTccagtgcagcagcagcaggcaaGTGGTGTAACGACTCCCACCAAGCAGGAGAGTTTTGCCGTACCTGCACCGCTAGATAACAAGGCTTCCGCCTCAACTGCGTCCAACACTTTCCGTTGCCGCAGCGTTAGTCCCGCTGTGCGGCAGAGGAACTTCAGCGGTAATACCAACCCTCCAGCCACCACCACGAGCACCACAACAACGACTCAAGCCGTGGTCTCGCCCTTTAACTCCCCCATAACCTCAGAGGTGCTCAGCATCCTGTCCAACAGCCAGACTGTCAGCTCTGTGCACAGCATGGTGCAGCGCAGCCAGTCCGTACCTCTGAACATCATGATGCAGAGCGAGATGCTGCCTGTGCAGGGTCAGAGTAACACCGCCAAGATCACCAGCGTCCTCCTCAGCAAGATGGAAGCAGACGGAGACGACTCCGTCCGTGGTCTGGGCATCAACAACCTCCCCTCTAATTACACGGCCCGCATGAACCTCACCCAGATTCTAGAGACGGCTCCGAGCTTCTCGGGAGGAACCGCATCCCAGAATCAACTGCCCGTCAACTCCAGCCCTGCTGCCTTCGAGCTCCAGCAGCATGGCTACCTCACAGCTGGGGACACTCAAGCACAAGCAGGTCCCAGTGAGCAAGaccagcaccagcagcagcagcagctccgaGAAGATCCCGCGCAGACACAACCGCAGCTTCTCCTCCAGagcacacagcagcagcagcagcaggaggcggAGGATGAACAGCAGCAACTCGATTTCAACAACACTGTCAAGGACTTGCTGGGCGAGGACGGACTCAATCCCAGCTCCCAACTGGTGGGTCAGGTCGCCTCAGAGCTCAACGCAGTGGCGTCCGACTTCTCCAATGACATCAGACTGACCTCAGATCTGTCCAGTAGCATCACTGACCTTAACACGTTGGACGCCAACTTGCTGTTTGACCCCaatcagcagcaggagcagtACGAAGACTCGACACTGGAAGAACTAAAGAACGACCCACTTTTCCAGCAGATATGCAGTGATACTGTGAATTCTGGTTTTGAGTGGCTAGAGAGCAAAGACCAGCCTACTACCGTGGAGATGCTGGGTTAA